GATCTTCTGACCGGACTGCTTCAGGCGCTTCAGCGTGTGGATGGTGACCTTGTCCTTCACGGTTCACCTCCTGTGGAGACGGGTGGGACAGCCTCGTGGAGCGTCAGGCCCCTCGCCGTCCCCAGGGGGATCGCCGGAGGCCAGGGTTCCACGAAGGTGCACTCTAACGCCCCCCGGGCCTCCGTGGGGGATCACCGCACGATGAACCGCCCGGGCAGGCGGGCGGCGTCAGGGCCGCCGGGACGCCTTGGGCACGTAGTGCTGAACGCCGGGCTTCGCCGTCTGGATGGCGTGCATCAGCTCCTCGCGGTCGCCTTCGTTGTGCACGAAGTCGATCTCCGAGGTGTTCACGATGAGCAGCGGCGTGTCCGTGTAGTGGGAGAAGAAGTCGTTGTAGGCGTGCGTGAGCGACTCCAGGTAGCCCGCGTCGAACTTCCGCTCGAACTCACGGCCGCGCTTCCTGATGCGGTGCAGGAGCACGTCCAGCTGCGCCTGGAGGTAGATGACCAGGTCGGGCCGGGTGACGCGGGGCCCCAGCGCCTCGAAGACGCGGTCGTAGAGGGCCAGCTCGTCCGACGCCAGCGTGAGGTTGGCGAAGATGCGGTCCTTGGCGAACAGGTAGTCGCTGACCGTGACGGAGCGGAACAGGTCCTGCTGGAACAGCTCCTGCTGCTGGCGGAAGCGCGACAGCAGGAAGAACACCTGCGTCTGGAACGCGAACTTCTGCCGGTCCGCGTAGAAGCTGGAGAGGAAGGGGTTCTCCTCCACCACTTCGAGGATGCGGCGGCTGCCCAGGCGCTCCGTGAGGAGGTTGGCGAGGCTCGTCTTGCCCACGCCGATGGGCCCTTCGACGACGATGTAGCGGTGGTCCATCGGCCCGAGGCCTCCGCCCCCGGTGACAACGCATGCGGCGCATGC
The Corallococcus soli DNA segment above includes these coding regions:
- a CDS encoding deoxynucleoside kinase produces the protein MDHRYIVVEGPIGVGKTSLANLLTERLGSRRILEVVEENPFLSSFYADRQKFAFQTQVFFLLSRFRQQQELFQQDLFRSVTVSDYLFAKDRIFANLTLASDELALYDRVFEALGPRVTRPDLVIYLQAQLDVLLHRIRKRGREFERKFDAGYLESLTHAYNDFFSHYTDTPLLIVNTSEIDFVHNEGDREELMHAIQTAKPGVQHYVPKASRRP